In Colwellia sp. PAMC 20917, a single genomic region encodes these proteins:
- a CDS encoding carbohydrate binding family 9 domain-containing protein, which produces MFTVKFSHILTISTLLFSFHCKASAQQSTQIPRISGKITIDAKLDEKQWRHAKKILINNITRPYDNIPSQVHTEALLMEDGGTFYIAFIAEDPNPSQIRAFYRDRDQSWGDDVVGIKIDTYNDQRSAYRFLVNPLGSQIDGVENEITKSESDSWDGIWDSAGIINDKGYIVEMALPLRMLNFTEKSSLQDWGIELMRFYPRNEFFRFSNVRLERDNDCELCQLHTIEGFKGAKQGDNLTVTPSLVTGINEERENNEDWQSETNTEASLDVRWGITPDWVLNATVNPDFSTVETDNAQLNINNNFALFTQEKRPFFLDNADYFDSNYNLIYTRNINAPNYGAKLTGRENDHSFGLFVTDDDSTNILIPGNRGSSIASIEGESKASAFRYRYNFNENITMGTVSTIRTAEDYQNIVHSVGSQIRLSTADVFKFQALYSTTEYPDNLFEQFCDADDSDDSSESDNCHAPPENIDCGYSQCDYNEQVLRTLQDDKFSGSAFKTSYSHNDRDWYYRVTYDQQNSGFRGDLGFIPNVDYKRFSVGGDRKWYAQPGKWWTKFKIYSDWDITHNDNNELIEKEFDINAQLNSSMNSYFRFSYSNRDLVGLRKDKSILAIDGNTTLFTENQFSLYGEVNPMLGLYFNSNFKYGDAIDYRNNRLGRTKQWSSKVTLNVDKHLELNIKHTFNQLDATNRNVDATSNNVFTARLTDFRATYQFNVLSFLRFSFIYNNTNRNINNYIYTDPEDITQSRKNVSTELLYAYKLNSQTVFYLGYSDRHYTEEDFSDLNQNKRNLFMKFSYAWMK; this is translated from the coding sequence ATGTTCACTGTCAAATTCAGCCATATTTTGACTATTTCCACTTTATTATTTTCTTTTCATTGTAAAGCTAGCGCGCAACAGTCAACCCAAATCCCGAGGATTTCCGGTAAAATAACCATAGATGCTAAATTAGATGAAAAACAATGGCGCCATGCAAAAAAAATATTAATCAATAACATTACTCGTCCATACGACAATATACCTAGCCAAGTTCATACCGAAGCGTTATTAATGGAAGATGGCGGTACTTTCTACATTGCTTTCATTGCTGAAGATCCCAACCCAAGCCAAATTCGAGCGTTTTACCGCGACAGAGATCAATCATGGGGTGACGATGTCGTTGGCATAAAAATTGACACTTATAACGACCAACGTTCGGCTTATCGATTTTTAGTCAACCCTTTAGGCTCTCAAATCGACGGTGTCGAAAATGAAATAACGAAAAGTGAAAGTGATTCTTGGGATGGCATCTGGGACAGCGCAGGAATAATTAACGATAAAGGCTATATCGTAGAAATGGCTTTACCCCTTCGTATGCTTAACTTTACTGAAAAATCGTCATTGCAAGATTGGGGCATTGAATTAATGCGCTTTTATCCGAGAAACGAATTTTTTCGTTTCTCAAACGTTCGCCTTGAACGAGATAACGACTGTGAGTTATGCCAACTTCACACGATTGAAGGCTTTAAGGGGGCAAAACAAGGCGATAACTTAACCGTTACGCCATCACTCGTTACTGGTATTAATGAAGAAAGAGAAAATAATGAGGATTGGCAGAGTGAAACCAACACAGAAGCTAGCTTAGATGTACGTTGGGGAATAACGCCTGACTGGGTGTTGAATGCCACAGTTAATCCAGATTTTTCAACGGTTGAAACAGATAATGCACAGTTAAATATCAATAATAACTTTGCACTTTTCACTCAAGAAAAAAGACCCTTCTTTCTAGATAATGCTGATTACTTTGATTCAAATTATAACCTCATTTATACCCGAAATATTAACGCGCCAAACTACGGTGCTAAATTAACCGGTCGAGAAAACGATCACTCCTTTGGTTTATTTGTCACCGATGACGACAGTACCAATATTTTAATCCCGGGTAATAGAGGCTCTTCCATAGCGAGCATCGAAGGCGAATCAAAAGCAAGCGCTTTTCGCTATCGCTACAATTTTAATGAAAATATAACTATGGGGACCGTAAGTACCATACGAACCGCCGAAGATTATCAAAATATCGTACACAGTGTCGGCAGTCAAATTAGACTTTCAACGGCTGATGTCTTTAAGTTTCAAGCGCTTTATTCAACCACAGAATACCCTGATAACTTATTTGAACAATTTTGTGATGCCGATGATAGCGACGATTCAAGTGAGTCAGACAATTGCCATGCGCCACCAGAAAACATTGACTGTGGCTATAGTCAATGTGATTACAATGAGCAGGTTTTACGGACCTTACAAGATGATAAGTTTAGTGGTAGTGCCTTTAAAACCAGTTATTCTCACAATGACCGAGACTGGTATTACCGCGTAACATACGATCAGCAAAATTCTGGCTTTCGTGGTGATTTAGGCTTTATTCCTAATGTTGACTACAAGCGTTTTTCTGTCGGTGGTGATAGAAAGTGGTATGCGCAACCAGGCAAATGGTGGACGAAATTTAAAATATATTCTGATTGGGATATCACCCATAATGACAATAATGAATTGATTGAAAAAGAATTTGATATTAACGCTCAGCTAAATTCAAGTATGAATTCATACTTCCGCTTTTCTTATTCAAACCGTGATTTAGTCGGTTTAAGAAAAGATAAAAGTATTTTAGCCATTGACGGTAACACCACCTTGTTTACCGAAAATCAATTTTCACTCTATGGTGAAGTTAATCCAATGCTAGGTTTATACTTTAACAGTAACTTTAAATACGGCGATGCCATTGATTATAGAAACAACCGTCTTGGCCGAACTAAACAATGGAGTTCAAAAGTAACCTTAAATGTTGATAAGCATTTAGAATTAAATATCAAACATACCTTTAATCAATTAGATGCCACTAATCGTAACGTCGATGCGACCAGTAACAACGTATTTACTGCAAGATTGACCGATTTTAGAGCAACGTATCAATTTAATGTGTTAAGTTTTTTACGTTTTAGTTTTATTTATAATAATACCAACAGAAATATTAACAATTATATTTACACGGATCCCGAGGATATTACCCAAAGCAGGAAGAACGTCTCAACTGAATTGTTGTACGCCTATAAGTTGAATTCGCAAACAGTTTTCTATCTAGGCTATTCTGATAGACACTACACCGAAGAAGATTTTAGCGACTTAAATCAAAATAAACGTAATCTCTTTATGAAGTTTAGTTATGCTTGGATGAAGTAA
- the dnaQ gene encoding DNA polymerase III subunit epsilon, whose amino-acid sequence MNNEQAVQQDERLIILDTETTGINPREGHRIVEVGCVEMINRQLTGRSFHVYINPLFEMDQEVINIHGLTNEFLRDKPLFSQVADDFIEFIKGARLVIHNAKFDIGFMDNEFALLKRNIPNTRDMCTVIDTLHVSKDEFGSPKTLDYLARYYRVDKLVDRTYHGALIDAQLLAFVYVEMTRKQSVLNLSAGSESGDSNAIRRLPAQRTKLKVIQASADELIKHSERLAIVAEKGSEPIWPK is encoded by the coding sequence ATGAATAACGAACAAGCCGTACAACAAGATGAACGATTAATTATATTAGATACAGAAACAACGGGTATTAATCCTAGGGAAGGGCACCGAATTGTTGAAGTAGGCTGTGTTGAAATGATCAACCGACAGTTAACCGGTCGTAGTTTTCACGTTTATATCAATCCATTATTTGAAATGGATCAGGAAGTTATCAATATTCACGGATTAACCAATGAGTTCCTTCGTGATAAACCTTTATTTAGTCAAGTCGCCGATGACTTTATCGAATTTATTAAAGGTGCACGCCTTGTTATTCATAACGCTAAATTTGATATCGGTTTTATGGATAATGAATTTGCTTTATTAAAGCGAAATATTCCCAACACTCGTGATATGTGTACTGTTATAGATACGTTGCATGTTTCAAAAGATGAATTTGGTTCACCAAAGACTCTTGATTATTTAGCCCGTTACTATCGTGTCGATAAATTAGTCGACCGCACTTATCATGGTGCATTAATCGATGCTCAACTTTTAGCGTTTGTTTATGTAGAGATGACGCGTAAGCAGTCCGTGTTAAATCTATCAGCAGGCAGTGAATCAGGTGACAGTAATGCTATTCGTCGTTTACCCGCTCAACGAACAAAATTAAAGGTTATCCAAGCTTCTGCCGATGAACTCATTAAGCATAGTGAAAGATTAGCGATTGTTGCTGAAAAAGGGAGCGAACCAATATGGCCCAAATAG
- a CDS encoding TIGR03503 family protein: MAQIGQSKLFIILVVASLLISIPSYGQQTKIDYYQADNVTNAIPYFENRFKIDALLEEITLLFYRRSGTPPIILVRPDGTKIKINNLPKDKITWFDDRTFDLITIKNPMPGPWQAIGDILPQSHIMVVTEVTIKVDPLPEVILSGETLKIEGHLYNGEQAIDDPLFRDVINLNVDFFSTNNSAYDNFGAEPIKIAQFRDDGRDLDEYAKDGVFTGEFELAFAPGEWLPIYSVIMPMATRELRQKPIILQKTPITISVEPVMEVGKSHKVIFTIDPTYVDVDSVLFQGKVIFPDRQEVPFSITEGKGNLRTYELAYTESGVHRIQVSVFGKTINGREFRLVLEQFTFNAESKTGLVMPPLNAKGEMTSLPADKADVITDKITLAEEKAKQLAMELQEAKVEQERAKSEKDLQTYIIIAVANVGIVLIALVFYFISRRKKNKK; the protein is encoded by the coding sequence ATGGCCCAAATAGGTCAGTCAAAACTTTTTATTATCTTAGTAGTAGCCTCTCTACTGATATCTATACCAAGTTATGGACAACAAACCAAAATTGATTATTACCAAGCAGATAATGTTACCAATGCAATTCCTTATTTTGAAAATCGTTTTAAAATAGATGCCTTGCTTGAAGAAATAACACTGTTATTTTATCGAAGAAGTGGCACGCCACCCATCATACTTGTGCGCCCTGATGGCACAAAAATTAAAATTAATAATTTACCTAAAGATAAAATCACTTGGTTTGATGATCGTACTTTTGATTTAATCACCATTAAAAATCCAATGCCCGGTCCCTGGCAGGCTATTGGTGATATTTTACCGCAAAGCCACATTATGGTTGTCACTGAGGTCACTATTAAAGTTGACCCCTTACCTGAGGTTATCCTCTCGGGAGAAACCTTAAAAATTGAAGGGCACCTTTATAACGGAGAACAAGCTATTGACGATCCACTCTTTCGTGACGTTATTAACCTCAATGTAGATTTTTTTAGTACCAATAATTCTGCGTATGATAATTTCGGTGCTGAACCCATTAAAATAGCGCAGTTTCGTGATGATGGCCGTGACTTAGATGAGTATGCCAAGGATGGTGTCTTTACCGGCGAATTTGAACTTGCTTTTGCTCCGGGTGAATGGCTACCTATTTACTCTGTTATTATGCCGATGGCTACTCGAGAGTTACGACAAAAACCCATTATTTTGCAAAAGACACCAATTACCATTTCTGTTGAACCCGTAATGGAAGTAGGGAAGTCTCACAAGGTCATCTTTACTATCGACCCTACTTATGTAGATGTGGATAGTGTTTTGTTTCAAGGGAAAGTTATTTTTCCAGACCGTCAAGAAGTACCATTCTCTATTACGGAAGGAAAAGGCAATTTACGTACTTACGAACTTGCTTACACCGAGTCAGGTGTTCATCGTATACAAGTAAGTGTTTTTGGCAAAACAATTAACGGCCGCGAATTCCGTTTAGTGTTAGAACAATTTACCTTTAATGCAGAAAGTAAAACGGGCTTAGTGATGCCGCCCCTAAATGCTAAGGGTGAAATGACATCACTCCCTGCAGACAAAGCGGATGTTATTACCGATAAAATTACACTAGCAGAAGAAAAAGCTAAACAATTAGCCATGGAGTTGCAAGAAGCTAAAGTCGAACAAGAAAGGGCTAAAAGTGAAAAAGATCTGCAAACTTATATTATTATTGCTGTTGCAAACGTCGGAATCGTCCTTATAGCGTTAGTCTTTTACTTTATATCTCGCCGAAAAAAGAACAAAAAATGA
- the cysK gene encoding cysteine synthase A yields MTTIFEDNSTTIGKTPLVKLNRVTTGNVFAKIESRNPSASIKCRIGANMIWDAEKKGLLTPGKVIVEPTSGNTGIALAFVAAARGYGITLTMPHTMSLERRKLLAALGAKLELTDGAKGMNGAIAKAQEIKNSDPDKYVLLGQFDNPANPEIHEKTTGPEIWADTDGKIDIFVAGVGTGGTITGVSRYIKNIAGKNIMSVAVEPTDSPVISQKMAGEVLTPGPHKIQGIGAGFIPGNLDLSMIDAVEKVTNDEAMAMCHRLMKEEGILAGISSGAAVVAAKRLAEKPENKDKNIVVILASSAERYLSSPLFSDEFTDKELVQ; encoded by the coding sequence ATGACTACAATATTTGAAGATAACTCAACCACTATCGGTAAAACGCCTTTAGTAAAACTTAACCGTGTAACAACCGGTAATGTTTTTGCAAAAATAGAATCAAGAAATCCAAGTGCGAGTATTAAGTGTCGTATTGGCGCAAACATGATCTGGGATGCAGAGAAGAAAGGCTTATTAACGCCTGGTAAAGTAATCGTTGAGCCAACAAGTGGTAATACCGGCATAGCCCTTGCATTTGTTGCAGCAGCTCGAGGTTATGGCATTACGTTAACTATGCCACATACCATGAGTTTAGAACGCAGAAAGTTATTAGCGGCTTTAGGGGCTAAACTTGAATTGACCGATGGCGCCAAAGGTATGAACGGTGCCATAGCTAAAGCGCAAGAAATTAAAAATTCAGATCCAGACAAGTATGTTTTATTGGGGCAATTCGACAACCCTGCCAATCCTGAGATCCATGAAAAAACTACTGGTCCAGAGATCTGGGCAGATACCGATGGTAAGATTGATATTTTTGTTGCCGGTGTTGGAACAGGCGGTACCATTACCGGTGTTAGTCGTTATATCAAAAATATTGCCGGCAAAAACATTATGTCTGTAGCTGTTGAGCCTACTGACTCACCGGTTATTAGCCAAAAAATGGCGGGTGAAGTATTAACACCTGGCCCACATAAAATTCAAGGTATTGGTGCTGGTTTTATTCCTGGTAACTTAGACTTAAGCATGATTGATGCTGTTGAAAAAGTGACCAACGATGAAGCAATGGCAATGTGTCACCGCCTAATGAAAGAAGAAGGTATTCTTGCAGGTATTTCTTCAGGTGCCGCGGTTGTTGCCGCTAAACGTTTAGCTGAGAAACCTGAAAACAAAGATAAAAATATTGTTGTTATTTTAGCAAGTTCCGCTGAACGTTACTTATCAAGTCCATTATTTAGTGATGAGTTCACTGATAAAGAACTTGTACAATAG
- a CDS encoding carbohydrate binding family 9 domain-containing protein: MLLLRSSYKAIVASIFLLFSQNSFAEQNTQEKTINKIDHLSIPYAKTKVTIDGNINEEEWSQALSIELNIVNYPWNNKPSPVKTTAKIFEDGETIYISFIAQDPNPEEIIAYLGDRDTRLEDDVVGIKLDTYNNRRLSYELFVNPYGSQIDRIKNELTGDVNSAWDGMWQSFGKRTASGYQVEMAVPYHALNFADTDEEKTWAIEFIRLYPRDSRLRISHIPLDRDNDCWLCQIPEAKGFKDAKTGNNLTITPAIVANKNDTRDIYDPQDEWQSDNDTEAGVDLRWGINANTLLNVTVNPDFSTVESDAGQLSVNKTYSLFYREARPFFVENSDYFSSNFNLVYTRNIADPDYGAKLTGTNDNHTYGAFISHDTETNFIVPGNTGSRLKSLDEESHSGAFKYRYDFSEDFSLGAISTLRKSDSYQNTVAGINTKYKMDDSNAILAQVVHSNSDDSIDESTDFADQAVKLSYEHNSEYWSVSAEHQKIGKDFRADLGFMPQADYQDERLLVDRFFYSEGDSFWQEAKLSGQWQIKHNENGELLEKSLASSFTIDGPKLSQFDIMFTYADKIGLRKSELNQLNGGIAAIEFDDSIDGNTDRFTEKLLTMFAYIKPTRYLYGEVYFSFGKKIDYQNNRLADYQEIYANTRLNPTSHLEIDFSYTYETLDTSQGNVYDANLVELRVSYQFDVNSYLKLNVVYYDVDKNPDNNISAYSKTNSDLSTQLIYSYKLNPQTVFFLGYSDNSYQDDDLTTLRRGERTLFTKVSYAWMP, translated from the coding sequence ATGTTGTTGTTAAGAAGTAGCTACAAAGCCATAGTAGCTAGTATATTCTTACTGTTTTCACAGAATAGTTTTGCTGAACAAAATACCCAAGAAAAAACAATCAATAAAATCGATCATTTATCGATACCTTATGCTAAAACAAAAGTCACTATAGACGGCAACATCAACGAAGAGGAATGGTCTCAGGCATTATCCATAGAGCTCAACATTGTTAATTACCCTTGGAATAATAAGCCTAGCCCGGTTAAAACCACTGCAAAAATATTTGAAGATGGTGAGACCATTTATATCTCTTTTATTGCCCAAGATCCCAACCCAGAAGAAATAATTGCCTATTTAGGTGACCGAGATACACGACTCGAAGACGATGTGGTGGGTATAAAACTCGACACTTACAACAATCGACGATTAAGTTATGAACTCTTTGTTAATCCTTATGGATCGCAAATCGATAGAATAAAAAACGAACTCACCGGTGATGTCAATTCAGCTTGGGATGGTATGTGGCAATCGTTTGGCAAAAGAACAGCGAGTGGTTATCAAGTTGAAATGGCTGTGCCCTACCATGCATTGAACTTTGCTGACACAGATGAAGAAAAAACCTGGGCAATTGAGTTTATTCGTCTCTACCCACGCGACTCTCGCCTGCGTATATCTCATATACCGCTCGACCGAGACAATGATTGTTGGTTATGCCAAATACCTGAAGCAAAAGGTTTTAAAGATGCAAAAACCGGTAACAATTTAACAATCACGCCAGCAATAGTGGCAAATAAAAATGATACTCGTGACATTTACGACCCACAAGATGAATGGCAAAGCGATAACGACACCGAAGCGGGCGTTGACTTACGCTGGGGTATTAATGCCAACACGCTATTAAACGTTACGGTAAACCCAGATTTTTCGACAGTAGAGTCTGATGCCGGACAACTTAGCGTTAATAAAACCTATTCCTTGTTTTATCGTGAGGCTCGTCCTTTCTTTGTAGAAAACTCAGATTACTTCTCTTCAAACTTTAATTTAGTTTATACCAGAAACATTGCCGACCCTGATTATGGTGCAAAATTAACGGGGACTAATGACAACCATACCTATGGTGCTTTTATTAGTCATGACACAGAAACTAATTTTATTGTGCCTGGAAATACCGGCTCACGTTTAAAATCGTTAGATGAAGAAAGCCACTCTGGCGCATTCAAATATCGCTACGACTTTTCTGAAGACTTTTCATTGGGTGCAATTAGCACCTTAAGAAAGTCTGATAGTTATCAAAATACCGTTGCCGGTATCAATACCAAATATAAAATGGATGACTCGAATGCTATTCTTGCACAAGTTGTTCATTCAAACAGTGACGATTCAATAGATGAGTCGACTGATTTTGCCGACCAAGCGGTCAAACTAAGTTATGAGCACAACTCGGAGTATTGGTCGGTAAGTGCTGAACACCAAAAAATAGGCAAAGATTTCCGTGCTGATTTAGGTTTTATGCCCCAAGCTGATTATCAAGATGAGAGACTATTAGTTGACCGTTTCTTTTACAGTGAAGGTGACAGTTTTTGGCAAGAAGCAAAATTGTCAGGCCAGTGGCAAATTAAACACAATGAAAATGGTGAGTTGCTCGAAAAAAGTTTGGCATCAAGTTTTACGATTGATGGCCCTAAACTTTCACAATTTGATATTATGTTTACCTATGCAGATAAAATAGGGTTACGTAAAAGTGAGTTAAATCAATTAAATGGAGGCATTGCAGCAATTGAGTTTGATGACTCTATTGACGGTAATACCGACCGCTTTACTGAAAAGCTGTTGACGATGTTTGCGTATATAAAACCAACAAGATACCTTTATGGTGAAGTTTATTTTTCTTTTGGTAAAAAAATAGATTACCAAAATAATCGCCTCGCTGATTATCAAGAAATTTATGCGAACACTCGCCTTAACCCAACCAGTCATTTAGAGATTGATTTTTCTTATACTTATGAAACTCTCGATACTAGTCAAGGTAATGTATACGATGCGAACTTAGTGGAATTAAGAGTTTCTTACCAATTTGATGTGAACAGTTATCTTAAATTGAATGTTGTTTACTATGATGTAGATAAAAATCCAGATAATAATATTTCAGCTTATTCGAAGACCAATAGTGATTTATCAACACAATTAATTTATAGCTATAAGCTTAATCCACAGACGGTATTTTTCTTAGGGTATTCAGACAATAGCTATCAAGATGACGACTTAACTACGTTAAGGCGTGGCGAACGTACTTTGTTTACTAAAGTTAGCTACGCTTGGATGCCTTAG
- a CDS encoding acyl-CoA dehydrogenase C-terminal domain-containing protein: protein MLSYKAPITDMKFLFEDVFNYYDHYKQYPEFEEATPDLVDAIFQECAKFCENELLPINQSGDKEGCTFDNGKVTTPTGFKEAYQKYVDGGWQSLSHPVEHGGQGLPASLGMVKSEMMGTANWSWAMYPGLSHGAMDTVQLHGTEEQKQLYLTKLTEGTWTGTMCLTEPQCGTDLGQVKTKAELNDDGTFSISGTKIFISAGEHDLTENIVHIVLARLPNAPKGTRGISLFIVPKMQVDEQGNIGESNNVVCGSIEDKMGIKGSATAVLNFDGAKGVLIGKENKGLECMFTFMNTARVGTALQGICAAELAYQNSLIYAKERLSMRSLTGAKKPELVADPIIVHPDVRKMLMTQKAITEGGRAMIYYTAKIVDDIQMLKDDKQRRKADNRLGFITPILKAFLTELGSESANHGLQIFGGHGFIKEWGMEQIVRDTRIATLYEGTTGIQALDLLGRKILLNRGKYLKHFTMEVLGFCKDKSMISNNPHKRQMNQFIWPLSKAVAGWQKNTLSLSLKAKKNRDVVGSASVDYLMYSGYIVMAYFWAQMAQAAYEKLATDVENRDFYRAKIKTAEFYFERMLPRTKSLAITMMADPKTLMQLDEELLSFL, encoded by the coding sequence ATGCTCAGTTATAAAGCACCGATCACAGACATGAAATTTTTATTTGAAGATGTCTTTAATTATTATGACCATTATAAGCAGTATCCAGAATTTGAAGAAGCGACACCTGACTTGGTTGATGCGATATTCCAAGAGTGTGCAAAATTCTGTGAAAATGAATTATTACCAATAAATCAAAGTGGCGATAAAGAAGGTTGTACTTTTGATAATGGTAAGGTAACCACGCCTACAGGCTTTAAAGAAGCTTATCAGAAATATGTTGACGGTGGATGGCAGAGTTTGTCTCACCCTGTTGAACATGGTGGCCAAGGGCTTCCTGCTTCGCTAGGCATGGTAAAGTCAGAGATGATGGGTACGGCAAACTGGTCGTGGGCTATGTATCCTGGTTTAAGTCATGGTGCTATGGATACGGTACAGTTACACGGTACTGAAGAACAGAAGCAGCTTTACTTAACTAAGCTTACCGAAGGTACTTGGACCGGCACTATGTGTTTAACTGAGCCACAATGTGGTACAGATTTAGGTCAAGTTAAAACAAAAGCTGAGTTAAACGATGATGGTACATTTAGTATTAGTGGTACTAAAATATTTATTTCAGCTGGTGAGCATGACTTAACTGAAAACATAGTTCATATCGTTTTAGCAAGATTACCCAATGCACCAAAAGGTACGCGTGGGATCTCATTATTTATTGTTCCTAAGATGCAAGTTGATGAACAAGGTAACATTGGCGAAAGTAACAATGTTGTTTGTGGCTCTATTGAAGATAAAATGGGTATCAAAGGTTCAGCTACCGCTGTTTTAAATTTTGATGGTGCAAAAGGCGTACTTATTGGTAAAGAAAATAAAGGTTTAGAATGTATGTTCACCTTTATGAATACCGCACGTGTTGGTACAGCCTTACAAGGTATCTGTGCTGCAGAACTTGCTTATCAAAATTCGTTAATTTACGCAAAAGAACGATTATCGATGCGTTCACTTACCGGTGCTAAAAAGCCTGAATTAGTTGCTGACCCAATTATTGTTCACCCTGATGTTCGTAAAATGCTAATGACGCAAAAAGCGATCACCGAAGGTGGCCGTGCTATGATTTATTATACGGCGAAAATAGTTGATGACATCCAAATGTTGAAAGATGATAAGCAACGCCGTAAAGCTGATAACCGTTTAGGTTTTATTACACCGATTTTAAAAGCATTCCTCACTGAACTAGGTTCAGAAAGTGCAAACCATGGCTTACAAATATTTGGTGGTCATGGCTTTATCAAAGAGTGGGGTATGGAGCAAATTGTTCGTGATACACGTATAGCTACTTTGTATGAAGGAACAACGGGTATCCAAGCACTTGATTTATTAGGACGTAAAATCTTATTAAATCGCGGTAAGTATTTAAAACACTTTACCATGGAAGTCTTAGGCTTTTGTAAAGACAAAAGTATGATTTCAAATAACCCTCATAAACGTCAGATGAATCAATTTATTTGGCCATTGAGCAAAGCTGTTGCCGGCTGGCAGAAAAACACATTAAGTTTGTCATTAAAAGCAAAGAAAAACCGCGATGTGGTTGGATCTGCTTCGGTTGACTATTTAATGTATTCTGGTTACATCGTTATGGCTTATTTCTGGGCACAAATGGCACAGGCGGCTTATGAAAAATTAGCAACCGATGTTGAGAACAGAGACTTCTACCGTGCAAAAATTAAAACCGCAGAGTTTTATTTTGAGCGCATGTTGCCAAGAACTAAATCGTTAGCTATCACCATGATGGCAGACCCTAAAACGTTAATGCAGTTAGACGAAGAGTTGTTGTCATTTTTATAA
- a CDS encoding DUF599 domain-containing protein gives MPFTLLDILAFICFVTCWIGYTWFARVKAKNTNCIARCLHQHRIHWMNELMTRDIRVGEAALLANLERNIAFFASTTLLVLAGVLTLFAQVERLEAVIGSIPYADFPNHAAIQLKLGVLAFIFIMSFFQFTWSMRQYGFLNVMIGAAPYDALGEDENLRAYAKQMAIVQDQAAHSYNYGLRSYYFSIAAMCWFFHPALFIFASLLVVYTLFYREFRSRAVKAITAAQEHLRIEHTKKRGHDIDE, from the coding sequence ATGCCATTTACTTTACTCGATATTCTTGCCTTTATATGCTTTGTAACTTGTTGGATTGGTTACACTTGGTTTGCTCGTGTCAAAGCAAAAAACACTAATTGTATCGCTAGATGTCTACATCAACATAGAATTCATTGGATGAATGAGCTAATGACGCGAGATATTCGTGTTGGTGAAGCTGCGTTGTTAGCAAATTTGGAGCGAAATATTGCTTTTTTTGCTTCAACAACTTTACTGGTCTTAGCCGGTGTATTGACTCTATTTGCTCAAGTCGAACGTTTAGAAGCGGTAATCGGTTCAATTCCCTATGCCGATTTCCCAAATCATGCGGCGATACAATTAAAATTAGGTGTCTTAGCTTTTATTTTTATTATGTCATTTTTTCAATTTACTTGGTCTATGCGGCAGTATGGCTTTTTAAATGTCATGATTGGTGCTGCGCCTTATGATGCGTTAGGCGAAGATGAAAACTTGCGTGCCTATGCAAAACAAATGGCAATAGTGCAAGACCAAGCAGCACATTCTTATAATTATGGATTACGTTCTTATTATTTTTCTATTGCGGCAATGTGTTGGTTTTTTCATCCTGCGTTATTTATTTTTGCCAGTTTACTGGTTGTTTATACTTTATTTTATCGTGAATTTAGATCCCGAGCAGTAAAAGCTATTACCGCCGCACAAGAGCACTTAAGAATAGAGCATACAAAAAAACGCGGTCATGATATTGATGAGTAA
- a CDS encoding winged helix-turn-helix domain-containing protein — protein MNIAQFDSIIHAPNRLQICSLLVPIEDAEFQLIRDQLGVSDSVLSKHVKQLEDAGYVKQRKEKVNGRLRTWLYLTEAGRRAFEGHVAELMRIVQVSDL, from the coding sequence GTGAATATAGCACAGTTTGACAGTATTATTCATGCCCCTAATCGGCTTCAGATTTGCTCGCTGTTAGTACCTATTGAAGATGCAGAATTTCAGTTAATTCGAGACCAATTGGGAGTTAGCGATTCAGTTCTTTCAAAACACGTCAAACAACTAGAGGATGCTGGGTACGTGAAACAACGTAAAGAAAAAGTTAACGGTAGGCTACGTACATGGTTGTATTTAACTGAAGCAGGTAGAAGAGCATTTGAAGGACACGTGGCAGAATTGATGCGTATTGTTCAAGTTTCCGACTTATAA